Part of the Zingiber officinale cultivar Zhangliang chromosome 8A, Zo_v1.1, whole genome shotgun sequence genome, GTCCTTCTTGGCTTTTATGGCACAACGAGacttgtgaagttcaaaagttgtaAATAAATCTTCAAGAATACTTGTCTCGAGGTCATTAAAgatgtaataagcatctactaaggctaACCACTCTTGAGTTCTCAAAAAgacattaagtgcgtaccttaaagAGTCACGATTGGTTACCTTTTTTCCGAGGTTGTTGAGCTGGATGATCAGATCTTTAATCCTTGCATGAAGTTGGGTTACTTTTTTcccttgttcatccggaggtttgttagttggcATCGGAGGATGTCCCGCTTTGCTAGTTTTGCTTCTGAAGTATCTTAGTGAAACTCTAGGAATATTTTTCAgagatctttggcggagtcgtagcttccgatccggctGACCTCCTTGGGCGGAAGAACATTAAGAAGATAGAACTCTACTTTTCCATTAGCCACAAAGTCGACTTGTTCCTTCTTAATCCACTTGTACTCTTCTTTCTCGGTTCCGTGCTGATCTGTAGGTGCTACAAAACTACATTTTATAATTAATAAGATTTCAAAATCGGTCTTGAAGAATACCTCTATGCACTTTTTCCACgttgcgaagtctccctcaaatttcgACAAGTAGATACTGGATCTGGTCATTTCTTTTGTTTCGGATAACGATTAATCCTTTTAAAGCGAActtggctatgataccacttgttagtcctTGATCGACTGATAAAAGGAGGTGAATTATCCTGAAAAAATAAATAGTCCTTTCTCAAGCTTTTGGAATAATTCAAACActtatataaaaagaaagataataaactaattaataataaaaaaaggcaCAGAAATTTACTTTGTTTGTAATCAGAATATTGCTAATCCAAGATTATGAAAAGCTTACTATAATTCTCCTTCGGGCCGAGTAGCCTTTACAACATTGACAGCTCACAATTAAAGTAGTAGAACAGAAAAAGAATTCGTGTACAAGTGATTGTCTGAACTACTAAAACCAAAGTTTTATTTATAGTCCGTTGGTCGAATATGACCGCTTGTTAATGTGGcaactccgggtgcctggaatggCTTTGTGAGCTTGGGTGCGGATAAAATTTTTTCCATGTCGCAAGGTGCTGAAAGGATATTTCCATCTTGGTCTGGGCGCCTGAACTGTGCTGAACTCGCCCGTTCGAGGTAGGCACCCTAGGGTTGCCCatggggttcgggcgcccggacaatCAACATAGTGTTAAACGTCCGATTTCTCCTCCGTTCAAgttccgtttgcttgggtgatttcgactatCTGAAATATGACTCACCCAAATCCATTTTTCCgattttctcctcgagcaagcttccgctccggcttcttatccctcggaaatgtcgcgcttccttctcgtctgccagcatactctctcgcagcaccttgtccctcggatgcaccgagtctgtCGACTCTCCtcagtgtcatccttctcgctagctgagtCTTTCGTTCAATTTCCCGTGTccttaaattcctgcacacttggacacaagacatcaaacatgcacatgatctaacttaactcggttgactacatcaaaactatctcgaagttgttaggatgtatactaaaagcctagcttttttgtatgaacatttattttgaaatgagaatcatattgatcaaatgtctgcatttagttaaatgcagttgcccatttaatttatattgtagacaacatagtgtgtggtgtcacacagaagatcatgttatcaattttgtgtttccgctgcataattagtttgtgttctttgtatggatcctgaaataccaacacaagaggctatcgattttgtatttctattgtgatctctatagttaaacctaaggttactgtaagaagtttaaatattcaatttctttgaaaagttttgtctaggaagtggtggatgatctcatacccaagaaggccgagtgtctcgccatgtttaacctggaagccaatctttgaaatagatatttaatcaacttatgtaatatggtttaacttctgaagaacacatgggttgaatttggagtaaaaatgttaagttctgttccaatccaagtttaacttctgaataacaacttggattaaaaatgttaagtttcgtttgtaatccaagtttaacttctgtagagcatATGTGCTACTagaaaaagttctgtgcttgtacaaatttttgtacaagggaaacagaacgaaattccgagTAGCAGAGGTACCTACAGACGGCATTAtgtgaggccgagtgggtgaTCTTCCAGTCGAGTGGCGGCCGACCGGCCTACAGTGAGACTCATATATTTGTCATGTCTTACTCTTTTAGAAGTTTGTGCTATAAAAGACAAAGAATATTCCATAGGTAAATCATCTTTTAGAAGTTTTCAGCCTGTCAAATCAAAGAGATTTGTGTGCTCGTTTAAGAAAAGTTGTCAGAAACACTTCATGACATATCCTTTCTTAGAAAAGCTCTGGAGAATATGTTAATATATACTTTGATATACATGCATAACGCAATAGTGATACTATAAAAGGGTCCCCATCTAACAACGGAGTTATGCGATGCTTCATATTTACACATGTTCTTTATTATAGTTTACTTCTACTACTTTCTTCTCCCTAATCGATTAATACCTTTAACGTTAGAAGGTCAACACCAAAAACTTTTTCTCTAATCCAATATTAGCACTCCCTGTAATATAGGATAACGTGAAATTTTTATCCGGTCATCGTCACAACTACATCCCCTATCAAATGCTTTTAGACTTTCCGAACTAGCAACGATATATTAATTAACAAATCTGTCAAACACATCATAAtctttttttgttttcaaaaatcaaactaCATCGGTAACATTTACTGATTGTTTAATGAATCATGTTGTCTTCCCAAATCGTCTGAAGCTTCATATGCATGCTTCCGGGAGTGGACGTAGCATCATTGTGTCCGTGGATAAAGCCCGGTTAGTGCATCGCAAACTATTTAATAAGTAAATGTAGCTTGGAATTCAATCAGCCTTACAAAATTATATCGATTTTAATCTCGTTTTGTTAAGCCACACTACAACACTAATTATGCTCCCATAAATTAACAACAACATTAgatatatatcttactatttatCTTAGGCCGATGATATTCAAAagtatgacttttttttttttttgtcttttggctaagattaatatatttttttttatcagtttaatatttaatataaaaattaaattaacttaaactttaaataaGATCGAGATAACTTCTGCATAATTCttgctatttaattaaaaaattagacctttaataattaattttgataaaatataaaataaaaattacattACACCATTACCAGTAGAtcgaaaattttctataaatattttagaccgataatattaaaaagttttttaaatttttttttacgtatcaatttaatatttaatataaaaaattaaattaatttttgtacgTCCGTTAGTAACTTCAACTTTAGATAAGATTGAGATAAGTAGATAACTTCTGCGTAATTTTTGCcggttgaaaaattaatttttaaaatattcatctatttatcttaattaataatattattgaaAGAAGGATAAGGAATAATAAAAATTATCATGTATAACTTTAATTAAGAAAGTTAAActcttataatatttatttattactcTTTAATTTGAATCTTAATTTAGGAAAGACGCCAAACAAGTGTTTTCTCTTCCACTTTGCAAAGATAACGAAGCCTCTATTCAATTTAGCTGGGGCGTCACATATTTTTTCCTTTGTATTTCCATTTTCCCAAAATATTGTCTTGAACAAGGTGTGAAATTAATTAAGGGGCACTTCATCAGTGCGGTGGTCAAATATTATTTAAAGCATTTTCACCAACTATATATATTAActgttctaattatttttaaaccTTGCAAGTAGCAAATCAACATGATTCTCTTCTTATTTAGCCACTTGCCAAACAAGAttggaaaaaaaaactaagaggGTGCTTggttggagggaatgagaatGGGGAATGTGAAAGGAATTGAAAGTGGATGTTTGGTTGGGAGGATTAGTGATGGGTCCCACGGATTCATTACCCCAAACATGAGAATGAACCATTTCCTAACAAAAGGAGGGGAATGGGAAACctcccattcccattccccacttctATCAATCTCATTCTCATTCACATTCCCTTATATGAACCAAACACCCCATAACTTTTTTTCCTAACCCTTTCTCTGTCCACCTACTCCTATGAACTTTACTAACACTCATTCCCACCTTTACAACTTGTCAttagcaaaaataataataaataataataataataatagtttcAATGGGACAGTGACACACTCAACTTTTCTTGACTTAAAATATGAACTCATTCAAGTTCCTTCCTAGTTTTGTCCTATGCATGTGAAAGCCTTTCCTTTCTCTAGTCTGCCACAACCTTGCAACCATTATGAAGGACAAAACGAGCAGTGGCCTCTGGATTAGTGGCGCACTCTTTCCAACTAAGCTGTGTTAGTTAAGTAATGTGTTGGCCTTATTATCTCCTTAATCTCCAAATGGAGCGATTCAGTTGGAAATCCCATGCGACAAATTATGTTAACATCAGGTTAATTATTGTCGAGGTTGACTATTTTGTTTAGAATTGTTTGTTCATTAATTCGAGGGATTAGTATGCTTAAAGCCCAACTAAAACCCGATTAAAACCCAAGCAAGTAAGcaagcatgcatgcatgcatggatTTATTCATATGCATGATAAGATGTTGAGctcttcctcctctctctctctccctcttttctctcCCACTGCCCGCATAAGAAGAGTCATATGTAGTATTTGGAAAGGAGTACGCGAAGCGGAGAGGAGATTTTGCTTCGCTGCCCTACTCGATAAAAAGGATCGCCTTTATCGCGTCTCCTCCTCCTCGTCCTCTTCCTCCTCCACGCCGCTTCTCTCCCACGTTCCTGCATCAGTGCCGCCCCTCTTTGTCCTCTCCTCATTATCCCAATCGCTCGCTCAATTCGGCCCGGCGATGCATCGGCTGCTCGTTTGCCTGGTAACCCCCTTCTTCCGGGCTCCGATCGTCGTGTAGTTTGCTGCTTCAATGTTTTTCTGACCTTATTTTTTTTTCGTCGTCTCTTCTTTCTGTTCTGGGTTTGATCTTTTTGTCACTGATGGTTTGCCGATTTGTTTCGGAATGTTGGGGTTTTCCCaacatccttttttttttttgggtggtTTGGTTATGTAAGACGATCGGGGTTGTAAGTCGTGCTGTGATTTATCTGCATTGGGCTTCGATCTTTGGTTGCGAGATATATGCATGAGTTGGTCTGATGGTGGTTGTTGTCCGAGCAGTAGTTCTTTCTCGTGTTGCGGTTCATCCGTCCTTTTGCATATACGATTCTTTTTTCAATTAAATAGATGCAGTACAAGTGGGTCGGACTTGACTACATAGATTAAACGAGCTATTTCCTCATCATCTCAATAAAAACAGAGGATAGGAGATTTGATCGTACTCTGAAATTGACCTGTTACCATTTGTTTCCCCTTTTTGGTTATGCATTTGTTTGCACTTGCTTGATCAGGCACGTGCTTCCTGTTTGTGCTAATAATTCCACACCGCTTTTTCATACCATTTTGGATTCTATGACTTGTGAAGGTTTAGTGACAGTTTCTCGCTTTTGTCCACTGTATCTGTCACAGAAATTTGTATAGTAATTTGTTGAGGCTTCAGGTCTCATTTATGATTGATTTCTTAGAATGCTTAATGGTATGTATTTGTatgcttattctagttggtcgtGTTTATGCATTAGAGAGTTGAAGCTCTCTACAGAGAAGGCTGATGTTTGGCACGTATTGTAAGAATCCAAGCCCCTCCTGTTGCAATATGGAGGTAGGAGACTATGATGATTTAGACAAGCTTCTTAGGGAGATACCAAATGCTACCACAGGAAATTATAACAATAGTCTTCCGATTCGTAGCACTGCATTGCTTGGGCGTGAAACAAGTTCCGCATGTCAGCTTAAAAATCATTCTTCTTCAAGTAATTTGCGTGACTCGTTCAATACTTTTCAGCCTGCAAAAGGCAATTGTAGCAACTCTTTGGTCAAGACACCATTCAGTCAAGATAATTCTCATAACTACTATCAAACATTGGGTGTGAGTGTCAATCAAGATACTCTCAGATTGCCAGACGAACAATCCTTGACATTGGCATTCCAAGATATGAGCTTTAAGGATATAACTTCAATCAAGTCAGACAATCTACATTTGGAAGGCAATCAAGTGTCAGTTAATcactctttgccactggatccAAATTATTCAGCACACTTAAATAACCTCTCTTCTGGACCTTCGTTGACCAACAGTCCAATTCTTGTGCCACATGCTGTGCCCAGGGAAGGGCATTCGTCCAATCTGGTATCGGAAGATTACACTATTTTTCACATAAATTTTGAACCCAATATACACAATAGAGCTTTTGAACATAATGATCCAATCTCCTTTGAGCGCAATTGTCATCACCCAATGAATGTGTTAGGTGATCACACAGCAGAGTGGCGAGACTTCCCAAATTGCTCTTCTTCCATGTCTGTAAATCCTGGAATCCACTCCTTTTCAATGCCTAATGTTCCTATGCAGGGGCTTGAGTTTCCAGCTTCACAACTACAGCAGCAATGCCACAGGGACAGGGATTTGTCATGCTCAGATAGTATCCGTCATCAGCAACTAAGTCAATCTAGTATGCAGTGTTACAATGTGGGGTATGATAGAACCTATAGAAGTAATCTTGAGTGTCATCGTCAATGTCAAGATGGACATTCAGAAAGAGGAGCAAACATGGAAACTGGGCTTTTGTCTGGCAATGAGCCACTACCAGGAGTTTACATGTCCATTCCTCTTCAAGCTGGACATGGTAGTTTAGATCCTTGTCAAAATGTTAATATGGTCAATGGAAGAAATAATCAGTTGAATCCTTCTTTACTTAGAAGTGGTAACCTTGGTAGATACCATCTTAATGGATATTCTGGTAAGTGTGACAGCTTTATGCTTCCAAACGGGATGAAAGAACCATCATGTTTTCTATATAGTGATGGCATAAGTTCCAATGGACATGGAGTTCTGGGCAGATTTGGTGAACAAAAATTtcctgaaaattttctaataaaattacATGGAGGGAGTTCATCTCTATTTTCTGAATCTAGTTCTAGTGGATGTAGTCAATTGACCCAATTTACTGACAATAGTAGGAGGTATATGCCTAATACTAAGATGAGCTGCATATTTCAGAATAATCGTGCTCTAAACTTGGATATTGCAAAAATCGAAGGTTCCTTTCTTGATAATTCCAATCAGAAAATGAAATCTTCATCGCTGCATTTCAGAAGTAATTCATTAGACAATATCATTGATCAGTTGCATTTGTTAGCTAAGGATCAGAATCACTGCCGCTCCTTGCAGAGCATGTTTGATAAAGGGAAACAAGAAGATTTTGATAAGATATTTCTTGCAGTCATCGACCATGTTGTTGAGCTAATGACAGATCAGTTTGGAAATTATTTTCTTCAGAAGCTTGTTGAGGTTTGTAAACAGCATCAAATAACACAcctgatttttaaaatttccctTAGTGATGGCGAACTCCTTCGAATATCCTGCAATCAACATGGGTATGAGTCTTTTTTTTCTGAAATTGATTCTGTAATCATAGATTCTCCATTGTGTGtcaatttcttttcattttttgacAATTGTAGAACTCGTGTTGTACAAAAGATAATGGAAACTATGACAAACGAAGAGCAATACTCTATGATTGTTTCAGCTCTTAAACCTGATATTGTCTCTCTGATAAAGAACACCAATGGTAGTCATGTTGCACAACGTTGTTTGGAATACCTTTCACCAAGATTCAGAGAGGTAAacaaattctctctctctctctctcttgcgtGTCTGCTCTTTTCTTCCCTCTCACTACCACTTTTTAATTGTAATCTGACTGGTTTATCTTTCTTATTAGTAATGTTAAAGACTCATATTTACAAATTTAGAGTAGACACAAAACAAAATGGGCATGTCCAAAGATGCCAATATATTCTTTTGTTGGATAAGTTGGATCACTTAGAGTTGAAGGCATGAGGAGTAGGGGGAGATCaatgttaattaaaaattaaaagtataaCCTCAAATGGTTGAATGAACACAACTTGTGTTGTTATTGTTGTACAGAAGATCAAAATACTATGAACATGCAATGCAGTCTCACAAACTACGTATTAAATGTGATATACACAATGTTCAATTATCATATTGCAACTAATTGCAGGTCATGACTTCTCACTCATATTAACTTGGAAATcaagaaaataaatcaaaatctaatAGAAAGATTTGTTGATTAGAAAAAGAATTCACTTGTCAAGATATATTTATATGATAAACAAGTGCAAACTtaacaaaaattaataataatttaccATATTGAAAATGATAGTGTTTATTTTCTGTAATTTATTTGAGGTGATAATCATGGGTCATCCAAGATTCTGTCGTTTACACATCCATTAGCCAATCATTCCTGTTTAACAGGTTGGATTGCACTGCTTTCTGCCTATCCAAAGTCTGAAACCAACTTATGGAGATGCTTGCTTTGTAGTTATGACTATATATATATCCAATCTGTATTAGGTACTGATAATTTTTCTGTTATCGAAGAACCAAATACAGTTTTTGTGGTAGATTAGGGCATTAGTATCTGTATTTATTCCTTAGCTGGTTAGTTTTGAAGCTTTTAATTATCCAAGAAAACTTATGTTGTTCAAGTTCTGTTAATTTTAATGTATTTGAAAATATGCCAAAAAATTTCTTCATATTTTATAGTTCTCTTGGAATTTGTCTCCTAGCCACTTGATAGAGGAAGAATCAATCTTTGCTGATACAGTTGCATTGTCTCTTGGCCTGCAGAATTTTAATTGGATACATATGTTATGCATTTGTTTATCCATCTAGTACCTAGTTCATCTTCTGCATGTGCCCAATTTTGTTCGGTGACTAACTAAAGTTCAAAGGTTCTgtaatattttaaatgttttccCAATATATAGCTTAAACCTCCATTTGCATAGCTATCAATTTAAATGTATTCGAATCCTTTGGAGAAGTAGCATAGgcgcttccttttttttttctaatgtgaaGCAAATTTCAATTTAACTAGTTGTCAATTCTTATTGTTCACTTTTTGTTTACTTATATATTGAGACTTGTCTCCTTGTAGTTCCTTTTTGAACCTGCAATTGCTAACTGCATTGAACTAGCAAGAGATCGTCAAGGTTGTTGTGTGCTTCAGAAATGCTTGAGTGAGTTGGATGGTGGGCAGCAAATCCAATTAGTTTCCAAGCTTGCTTCTCAAGCTTGCACCCTTTCAGAAGATCCTTATGGGTATAATTGCATTTactttcatttatttatttttattttcttttctttgaatACTTTTGAAAGTATGATGCTCTTGTGCATACCTTAATGTTTTGTTGTCTATGATTTTCTGTATATGAGCAAGAATCTTGTTTTTGCCCCTAGATCCAGAAATTGCTGCAAAATCTTGTATCATTTGagccagatttttttttttttttagaactaCATAATTGCTAAATAGATAAGCAAATTATGGATCATATTCTTTAACTTCTAAATCATTTGTAGGAACTATGTGGTACAATTCATCCTTGGCCGAAGGATCCCATGGGCAACTACCAAGATATTGGACCAACTGGAGGGTCATTTTCATAGCTTATCTATTCAGAAATATAGTAGCAATGTCGTGGAGAGGTGCCTGAAATATGCAGGGGCTGAAAGACGTGCTGCTATCATTAACGAGTTGGTTAACCATCCTCGTTTCATTGAGATTGTACAGGATCGCTTCGGGAATTTTGTGATTCAATCTGCATACAAAGAATGCAAGGTTGAGCTTCTTTAACTTGATTTACGAGAATCTTAACTTTTCGTGACTTAAAAATGTATTTTTCTTAATCAGGGGCCAATTCAAGCTGCTTTGAGTAATGCAATTCGCCGGCATGAATCTGTGCTCCGCCTTAATCCTTATGGTAAAAAAGTGCTCTCCGGCACCTGTTATGGTAAATAACTTGTATCATTCCGCCGGCGACCATCCTGATTTGGTTAACATTTTTGCA contains:
- the LOC122008555 gene encoding uncharacterized protein LOC122008555; this translates as MFGTYCKNPSPSCCNMEVGDYDDLDKLLREIPNATTGNYNNSLPIRSTALLGRETSSACQLKNHSSSSNLRDSFNTFQPAKGNCSNSLVKTPFSQDNSHNYYQTLGVSVNQDTLRLPDEQSLTLAFQDMSFKDITSIKSDNLHLEGNQVSVNHSLPLDPNYSAHLNNLSSGPSLTNSPILVPHAVPREGHSSNLVSEDYTIFHINFEPNIHNRAFEHNDPISFERNCHHPMNVLGDHTAEWRDFPNCSSSMSVNPGIHSFSMPNVPMQGLEFPASQLQQQCHRDRDLSCSDSIRHQQLSQSSMQCYNVGYDRTYRSNLECHRQCQDGHSERGANMETGLLSGNEPLPGVYMSIPLQAGHGSLDPCQNVNMVNGRNNQLNPSLLRSGNLGRYHLNGYSGKCDSFMLPNGMKEPSCFLYSDGISSNGHGVLGRFGEQKFPENFLIKLHGGSSSLFSESSSSGCSQLTQFTDNSRRYMPNTKMSCIFQNNRALNLDIAKIEGSFLDNSNQKMKSSSLHFRSNSLDNIIDQLHLLAKDQNHCRSLQSMFDKGKQEDFDKIFLAVIDHVVELMTDQFGNYFLQKLVEVCKQHQITHLIFKISLSDGELLRISCNQHGTRVVQKIMETMTNEEQYSMIVSALKPDIVSLIKNTNGSHVAQRCLEYLSPRFREFLFEPAIANCIELARDRQGCCVLQKCLSELDGGQQIQLVSKLASQACTLSEDPYGNYVVQFILGRRIPWATTKILDQLEGHFHSLSIQKYSSNVVERCLKYAGAERRAAIINELVNHPRFIEIVQDRFGNFVIQSAYKECKGPIQAALSNAIRRHESVLRLNPYGKKVLSGTCYGK